Proteins encoded within one genomic window of Prosthecobacter fusiformis:
- a CDS encoding zinc metallopeptidase, with protein sequence MLALFILVLLFCFGVCQWAAGRYAQVQGPGMKERAPTAHTGAEIARLFLAYEDATDVEIIEHDSMASDYFDPRRRRLFLQPKVARGTSMGAWAIALHEAAHATQTEAALGDLKWRQNVIRLNRYGPIFGLVGVAAMMFLRFPPRFAIAALVAVCVMLLLLNIGTLAVEYNANARLRRFLENHLERHPDAHERLTGYLSRVAVREVGDLLRSPRYFLFSALPGSGKIRPVK encoded by the coding sequence ATGCTCGCCCTCTTCATCCTGGTCCTCCTCTTTTGCTTCGGCGTATGCCAGTGGGCGGCCGGTCGTTACGCTCAGGTCCAGGGTCCCGGCATGAAAGAACGCGCCCCCACCGCCCACACCGGCGCTGAAATCGCCCGCCTCTTTCTCGCTTACGAAGACGCCACCGATGTCGAAATCATCGAGCACGACAGCATGGCCTCCGATTACTTCGATCCCCGCCGCCGACGCCTCTTCCTCCAGCCTAAAGTTGCCCGTGGCACCTCCATGGGCGCTTGGGCCATCGCCCTCCACGAAGCCGCCCACGCCACCCAGACCGAAGCCGCCCTCGGCGACCTCAAATGGCGGCAGAACGTCATCCGCCTCAACCGTTACGGTCCCATCTTCGGCCTCGTCGGCGTCGCCGCCATGATGTTTCTGCGCTTCCCACCCCGCTTTGCCATCGCCGCCCTCGTCGCCGTCTGCGTCATGCTCCTCCTCCTCAACATCGGCACCCTCGCCGTTGAATACAACGCCAACGCCCGCCTCCGCCGTTTCCTGGAAAACCACCTCGAACGCCACCCCGATGCCCACGAGCGCCTCACCGGTTACCTCTCCCGCGTCGCCGTTCGCGAAGTCGGCGACCTCCTCCGCTCCCCCCGTTACTTCCTCTTCAGCGCCCTCCCCGGCAGCGGCAAAATCCGCCCCGTGAAGTAA
- a CDS encoding Gfo/Idh/MocA family protein: MPVPVSSRRQFLTQSSLLAGAALGFPAIVSSRSPNARINLAFIGVGGRGAANIQALVGTSLYKKKLAKGPDTDQPAVEPTENVVAICDVNGMNLDVAAAAFPKAKAYRDFRKLYEGSKDIDAVVVSTTEHTHAYATLPALLMGKPVYCEKPLTRDIAEARLITQAAAKAGVATQMGTQIHGMPNYRRVVELIQSGAIGNVTAAHVCVSRAWGHQTKEEAEANKDIVFVTERPTEEQTPPPYLDWDLWLGPAPYRPYNEIYFPGPKWYRWWDFGNGTMSDLGSHWNDLPFWALKLDAPLSVEAFGPEPHPEIAPASMSAVYEYGPRSGMPACKIHWHQGANKPDIWKNDPLISQWNNGVLFIGDKGMLLSDYTKYRLLPEATFKDFQPPAPFIPDSPGQHIEWLQAIKNGTPTASPFSYAGPLTEANHLGNVAFRVGSKIHWNAQSMKITNNESANPYLHRQPRPGWKLT; encoded by the coding sequence ATGCCCGTCCCCGTCTCTTCCCGCCGCCAGTTTTTGACGCAGAGCTCCCTCCTGGCCGGTGCTGCACTAGGCTTTCCTGCCATTGTCAGCTCACGCTCACCCAATGCCAGGATCAACCTCGCCTTCATCGGCGTCGGTGGTCGGGGCGCAGCCAATATCCAGGCCCTCGTTGGCACCTCCCTTTACAAAAAGAAATTGGCCAAAGGTCCGGACACGGACCAGCCAGCCGTCGAGCCTACCGAGAACGTCGTCGCCATCTGCGATGTCAATGGCATGAACCTCGATGTCGCCGCTGCCGCCTTCCCCAAGGCCAAGGCCTATCGCGACTTCCGCAAGCTTTACGAAGGCTCCAAAGACATCGATGCCGTCGTCGTCAGCACCACCGAGCACACCCACGCTTATGCCACCCTGCCCGCCCTTCTCATGGGCAAGCCCGTGTACTGTGAAAAACCCCTAACAAGAGATATCGCGGAAGCCCGCCTCATCACCCAGGCCGCAGCCAAAGCCGGAGTCGCCACCCAGATGGGGACCCAGATCCACGGCATGCCTAACTATCGACGCGTGGTCGAACTCATCCAGAGCGGAGCTATCGGTAACGTCACCGCCGCCCACGTCTGCGTCTCCCGCGCCTGGGGTCACCAGACCAAGGAAGAGGCTGAAGCAAACAAAGACATCGTCTTTGTCACCGAGCGTCCCACCGAGGAACAGACCCCGCCCCCCTATCTCGATTGGGACCTCTGGCTCGGCCCCGCCCCCTACCGCCCGTATAACGAAATCTACTTCCCCGGTCCCAAATGGTACCGCTGGTGGGACTTCGGCAACGGCACCATGTCAGACCTCGGCAGTCACTGGAACGACCTCCCCTTCTGGGCACTCAAACTCGATGCACCCCTCAGCGTCGAAGCCTTCGGCCCCGAGCCTCATCCCGAAATAGCCCCCGCCTCCATGTCCGCCGTTTATGAATACGGCCCCCGCAGTGGCATGCCCGCCTGCAAGATCCACTGGCATCAAGGTGCCAACAAACCCGACATCTGGAAAAACGATCCCCTCATCAGCCAGTGGAATAACGGCGTCCTCTTCATCGGCGACAAAGGCATGCTCCTCTCCGATTACACCAAATACCGCCTCCTGCCTGAAGCCACCTTCAAAGACTTCCAGCCCCCTGCCCCCTTCATCCCCGACTCCCCCGGCCAGCACATCGAATGGCTCCAAGCCATCAAAAACGGCACCCCCACCGCCAGCCCCTTCAGCTACGCCGGCCCCCTCACCGAAGCCAACCACCTCGGCAACGTCGCCTTCCGCGTCGGCAGCAAGATCCACTGGAACGCCCAGTCCATGAAAATCACCAACAACGAATCCGCCAACCCCTACCTCCACCGCCAACCCCGCCCAGGCTGGAAACTCACCTAA
- a CDS encoding Gfo/Idh/MocA family protein, with the protein MNRRHFLTTAAALAAASSHAAPPSRLRIGQIGTAHAHAAGKMAAMRSLTDLWEVTGIVEPNPATQSTVTSTDPYQGLPLLTEEKLLATPDLKAVVVETRVEASCATALRCIQAGKHVHLDKPGSLDHTEFKTMRLEAEKRGLTVQIGYMLRYNPAFTLLFKAVREGWLGEITEIDAVMGKLADPLTRKDIGALPGGGMFELGCHVMDAVLTLLGKPDSVHPFSTPNGKDGVKDNQLAILQYPKATAVIRVNHTDPFGGPRRRFNVTGTQGTFEILPLESGRVNLSLTLAQGGYKKGAQSFQLEVPKGRYDLEFVDLAQILQGEKKLAWDAAHDIALHETVLRASATWPGA; encoded by the coding sequence ATGAACCGCCGCCACTTCCTCACCACCGCCGCCGCCCTGGCTGCCGCCTCCAGCCACGCCGCGCCCCCTTCCCGCCTCCGCATCGGCCAGATCGGCACCGCCCACGCCCACGCAGCAGGAAAGATGGCCGCCATGCGCAGCCTCACCGACCTCTGGGAAGTCACAGGCATCGTCGAACCCAACCCTGCCACCCAGTCCACCGTCACCAGCACAGACCCTTACCAAGGCCTCCCTCTCCTCACCGAGGAAAAACTCCTCGCCACCCCCGACCTCAAAGCCGTCGTTGTAGAGACCCGTGTCGAGGCCTCCTGCGCCACCGCCCTCCGCTGCATCCAGGCGGGCAAGCACGTCCATTTGGACAAACCCGGTTCGTTAGACCATACCGAGTTCAAGACCATGCGCCTCGAAGCCGAAAAACGCGGCCTCACTGTCCAGATAGGCTACATGCTCCGCTACAACCCCGCCTTCACCCTCCTCTTCAAAGCCGTGCGCGAAGGCTGGCTTGGCGAGATCACCGAGATCGACGCCGTCATGGGCAAGCTCGCGGATCCCCTCACCCGCAAGGACATCGGTGCCCTGCCCGGTGGCGGCATGTTTGAGCTCGGCTGCCACGTCATGGATGCCGTACTCACCCTCCTCGGCAAGCCGGATTCCGTCCATCCCTTCTCCACGCCTAACGGCAAGGATGGGGTCAAAGACAACCAGCTTGCCATCCTCCAGTATCCCAAGGCCACCGCCGTCATCCGCGTCAATCACACCGACCCCTTCGGCGGCCCCCGCCGCCGTTTCAACGTCACCGGCACCCAGGGCACCTTTGAAATCCTCCCCCTCGAATCCGGCCGGGTAAACCTCTCTCTCACCCTGGCCCAGGGCGGTTATAAAAAAGGCGCCCAGTCCTTCCAGCTCGAAGTGCCCAAAGGCCGTTACGACCTCGAATTCGTGGACCTCGCCCAAATCCTCCAGGGAGAGAAAAAACTCGCCTGGGATGCTGCCCACGACATCGCCCTCCATGAAACCGTCCTCCGCGCCTCCGCCACCTGGCCCGGCGCATGA